The following proteins are encoded in a genomic region of Amycolatopsis sulphurea:
- a CDS encoding histidinol-phosphate transaminase gives MTDAVPGAEVTLDGLPLREDLRGRTPYGAPQLDVPIRLNTNENPYPPPPELVADVAEAARAEAASLHRYPDRDALALRADLADYLTVSTRVVLSEANVWVANGSNEILQQILQAFGGPGRSALGFEPSYSMHPIIASGTRTDWVPAPRRADFTLDTERAAETVRERQPDLVFVTSPNNPTGGSIPLAQLRGVLAAAPGIVVVDEAYAEFSSQPSAVELIAEFPAKLIVSRTMSKAFAFAGGRLGYLAAAPAVVDALQLVRLPYHLSRLTQAAARAALRHADATLGSVHKLSAERDRVVEALLGLGFTPVPSDANFVLFGRFADPEAAWQSYLDQGVLIRDPGIEEHLRVSIGTPEENDAFLEASKEIQR, from the coding sequence ATGACCGACGCCGTCCCCGGGGCCGAGGTCACCCTCGACGGCCTGCCGCTGCGGGAGGACCTGCGTGGCAGGACGCCCTACGGTGCGCCGCAGCTCGACGTGCCGATCCGGCTCAACACCAACGAAAACCCCTACCCGCCGCCACCCGAGCTGGTGGCCGATGTGGCCGAGGCCGCGCGTGCGGAAGCCGCCTCGCTGCACCGCTACCCCGACCGCGACGCGCTGGCCCTCCGTGCCGACCTCGCCGACTACCTCACGGTGTCCACCCGGGTCGTGCTGTCCGAGGCGAACGTGTGGGTGGCCAACGGGTCCAACGAGATCTTGCAGCAGATCCTGCAGGCCTTCGGCGGTCCGGGCCGAAGCGCGCTCGGTTTCGAGCCCTCGTATTCGATGCACCCGATCATCGCCTCCGGCACGCGCACCGACTGGGTGCCGGCGCCGCGCCGGGCGGACTTCACGCTGGACACCGAGCGGGCCGCCGAGACGGTCCGCGAGCGGCAGCCGGACCTGGTCTTCGTGACCAGCCCGAACAACCCCACGGGTGGCTCGATCCCGCTGGCGCAGCTGCGTGGCGTGCTGGCGGCCGCGCCGGGGATCGTGGTCGTGGACGAGGCGTACGCCGAGTTCTCCTCGCAGCCCAGCGCGGTCGAGCTGATCGCCGAGTTCCCGGCGAAGCTGATCGTGTCCCGCACGATGAGCAAGGCGTTCGCCTTCGCCGGCGGCCGGCTGGGCTACCTCGCCGCCGCGCCCGCCGTGGTGGACGCCCTGCAGCTGGTGCGCCTGCCGTATCACCTGTCGAGGCTCACCCAGGCCGCCGCGCGCGCCGCCCTGCGGCACGCGGACGCCACACTCGGCAGTGTCCACAAGCTCTCCGCGGAGCGTGACCGCGTGGTGGAAGCGTTGCTGGGACTGGGGTTCACCCCGGTACCGAGCGACGCCAACTTCGTCCTCTTCGGACGGTTCGCGGACCCCGAGGCGGCCTGGCAGTCCTATCTGGACCAAGGTGTGCTGATCCGTGATCCGGGCATCGAGGAGCACCTGCGGGTGAGCATCGGCACCCCGGAAGAGAACGACGCGTTCCTCGAAGCAAGTAAGGAAATCCAGCGATGA
- the soxR gene encoding redox-sensitive transcriptional activator SoxR, translated as MTRLAEKLSIGQVADRSGVAHTALRFYEERGLITAERSTGNQRRYARSVLRRIAFIRAAQRVGLSLEDISEALATLPADHAPTKADWARLSRDWQTELDARIDALQRLRDRLTGCIGCGCLSLRGCTLYNADDELARFGPGASKLRPMAEGGI; from the coding sequence ATGACGAGGTTGGCGGAGAAGCTGAGCATCGGGCAGGTCGCGGACCGCAGCGGGGTGGCGCACACGGCGTTGCGGTTCTACGAGGAGAGGGGCCTGATCACCGCGGAGCGTTCCACCGGCAACCAGCGCCGGTACGCACGCTCGGTCCTGCGCCGGATCGCGTTCATCCGTGCCGCGCAACGGGTCGGCCTGTCGCTGGAGGACATCAGCGAGGCGCTGGCGACGCTGCCCGCCGACCACGCCCCCACGAAAGCCGACTGGGCCCGGCTCTCCCGCGATTGGCAGACCGAGCTGGACGCCCGGATCGATGCCCTGCAACGCCTCCGGGACCGGCTGACCGGCTGCATCGGCTGTGGCTGCCTGTCCCTGCGCGGCTGCACCCTGTACAACGCCGACGACGAGCTGGCCCGGTTCGGTCCCGGCGCGAGCAAGCTACGCCCGATGGCCGAGGGCGGGATCTGA
- a CDS encoding thiamine pyrophosphate-dependent enzyme — protein MTTAKPMPGYAGLSRLIALMTGDDKHHAAAESTVDVLWVLFDRVLRVTPETVRDPDRDRFLLSKGHGPMAYYAVLAAKGFLAEDELADWSSVRSRLGHHPDRVRVPAVEISSGSLGHGLPIALGTALGLRAQGRAARVVTLVGDAELDEGSNHEAIVVAARLGLANLTTVIVDNQSSTHGWPGGIARRFEVEGWAVRTVSGRDHEALYDAFTAQHPGRPLAVVATAEPKGGH, from the coding sequence ATGACCACTGCGAAACCGATGCCGGGTTACGCCGGGCTGTCCCGGCTGATCGCCCTGATGACCGGGGACGACAAGCATCACGCGGCCGCGGAGTCCACGGTGGACGTGCTGTGGGTCCTTTTCGACCGCGTGCTGCGGGTGACCCCGGAGACCGTGCGCGATCCGGATCGCGACAGGTTCCTGCTGTCCAAAGGACACGGTCCGATGGCCTACTACGCGGTCCTGGCCGCCAAGGGTTTCCTGGCCGAGGACGAACTCGCCGACTGGAGTTCCGTGCGCTCGCGGCTCGGGCACCACCCGGACCGCGTCCGGGTGCCCGCCGTCGAGATCTCCAGCGGATCTCTCGGCCACGGCCTGCCGATCGCTCTCGGGACCGCGCTCGGCCTGCGCGCGCAAGGCCGCGCCGCCCGTGTGGTGACCCTGGTCGGCGATGCGGAACTCGACGAAGGCTCGAACCACGAGGCGATCGTCGTCGCCGCACGCCTGGGCTTGGCCAATCTGACCACCGTGATCGTCGACAACCAGTCCTCCACCCACGGCTGGCCGGGCGGGATCGCGCGGCGGTTCGAGGTCGAAGGCTGGGCCGTGCGCACGGTTTCCGGGCGTGATCACGAGGCGCTGTACGACGCGTTCACCGCGCAACATCCGGGGCGGCCGCTCGCCGTGGTCGCCACCGCCGAACCGAAGGGCGGGCACTGA
- a CDS encoding TetR/AcrR family transcriptional regulator has product MTAVRAEDTRTRLLGMALQLFAEHGVEGTSLQMIADALGVTKAAVYYHFKTKAEITEAVAEPGVRELDLLLVAAARHRRRGAQVDHLLDGFVELIVQHRVLVALFSSDPGLNRAIAKSAHGMDGLKETMIGLLAGPDADVAGRVTALVTLSGIAMAGGSPDLAGVDDETLRRELVDVGRRLLGRPRRSRG; this is encoded by the coding sequence ATGACCGCGGTTCGGGCCGAGGACACGCGTACCCGGCTGCTCGGCATGGCGCTGCAGCTGTTCGCCGAGCACGGGGTCGAAGGCACGTCGCTGCAGATGATCGCGGACGCGCTGGGCGTGACCAAGGCGGCGGTCTACTACCACTTCAAGACGAAGGCGGAGATCACCGAGGCGGTCGCCGAACCCGGGGTTCGCGAGCTGGACCTGTTACTGGTCGCCGCGGCCCGGCACCGCAGGCGGGGTGCGCAGGTGGATCACTTGCTGGACGGGTTCGTGGAGCTGATCGTGCAGCACCGGGTGCTGGTCGCGCTGTTCTCCAGCGATCCCGGGCTCAACCGCGCGATCGCGAAATCGGCACACGGGATGGACGGCCTCAAGGAGACCATGATCGGCCTGCTGGCCGGCCCGGACGCGGACGTCGCCGGCCGGGTGACCGCCCTCGTGACGCTCAGCGGGATCGCCATGGCCGGCGGTTCCCCGGACCTGGCCGGGGTGGACGACGAGACGCTCCGCCGCGAACTCGTCGACGTGGGCCGCCGCCTGCTCGGGCGGCCTCGGCGGTCGCGGGGCTGA
- a CDS encoding MMPL family transporter gives MATFLYRLGRVSFRRRVLVSVVWAAVLVALGVGALTLSGKLSNSVTIPGTESQQAIDRLAEKFPQAAAGGGTARVAIAAPAGHTVTGPAGQAAVESVVAKLRQAPKVAAVADPFQAKSVSPDGRVALAQVSYQVKGYELTESDRTGLLASGDQAKSQGYQVEFGGDAVQGIPDAGATEGLGVVVAAVVLIITFGSLLAAGIPLLTALIGVGIGMSGILLASGSMELNSNTPILALMIGLAVGIDYALFIVSRYRHELREGREPEEAAGRAAGTAGSAVVFAGLTVIIALAGLTVIGIPFLGQMGVAAAVTVAIAVLIALTLLPAVLGFAGARVSNGRIRLRRKGSALSHGERWARFVARHRLPVLLSALAGLAVVAIPALSMQLGLPDDRTAPPDSTQHKAYELVSTSFGEGTNGPLLVVVDTGPNHDPATLKQATENIVKLPDVAAVTPPRVNAAGDTALWTVIPKSGPGTTQTEDVVTAIRALSAQVHDTTGGSLAVTGQTAVNIDVSQKLSDAMLPYLGLIVGLAFLLLMLVFRSVVVPLKATLGFLGSVVATFGAVVAVFQWGWLAGLLGVESTGPIMSMLPILLIGVLFGLAMDYQVFLVTRMREEYVHGADPQEATVTGFRHGARVVVAAALIMISVFAGFVLAESSLIKSIGFALAFGVLVDAFVIRMTVVPAMMSLLGRVAWWLPRGLDRILPNVDVEGENLTRALDTPEDGERKPVEA, from the coding sequence GTGGCGACCTTTCTCTACCGGCTCGGCAGGGTGTCGTTCCGGCGCCGCGTCCTCGTCTCGGTCGTGTGGGCGGCCGTGCTGGTGGCGCTCGGCGTCGGCGCGCTGACGCTCTCGGGCAAGCTGTCGAATTCGGTGACCATCCCGGGCACCGAATCGCAGCAGGCGATCGACCGGCTGGCCGAGAAGTTCCCGCAGGCCGCGGCCGGGGGCGGGACCGCGCGGGTGGCGATCGCCGCCCCCGCCGGGCACACCGTCACCGGTCCGGCGGGCCAGGCGGCCGTCGAGTCCGTGGTGGCGAAGCTGAGGCAGGCGCCGAAGGTGGCCGCGGTCGCGGACCCGTTCCAGGCGAAGTCGGTCTCCCCCGACGGCCGGGTCGCCCTCGCCCAGGTGAGTTACCAGGTCAAGGGTTACGAGCTGACCGAGAGTGATCGGACCGGCCTGCTCGCCAGCGGTGACCAGGCGAAGAGCCAGGGCTACCAGGTCGAATTCGGCGGCGACGCGGTACAGGGCATCCCGGACGCCGGGGCCACCGAGGGGCTCGGCGTCGTGGTGGCCGCGGTGGTGCTGATCATCACCTTCGGCTCGCTGCTTGCCGCCGGGATCCCGCTGCTGACCGCGCTGATCGGCGTCGGGATCGGCATGTCGGGCATCCTGCTGGCCTCCGGCTCGATGGAGCTGAACTCGAACACCCCGATCCTGGCGTTGATGATCGGCCTCGCGGTCGGCATCGATTACGCGCTGTTCATCGTTTCGCGGTACCGGCACGAACTCCGGGAGGGCCGCGAGCCCGAGGAGGCCGCCGGGCGGGCCGCCGGCACCGCCGGGTCCGCCGTGGTGTTCGCCGGGCTCACCGTGATCATCGCGCTGGCCGGGCTGACCGTGATCGGGATCCCGTTCCTCGGTCAGATGGGCGTCGCCGCCGCGGTGACCGTCGCGATCGCCGTGCTGATCGCGCTGACCCTGCTGCCCGCGGTGCTCGGGTTCGCCGGTGCCCGGGTGTCGAACGGCCGGATCCGGTTGCGCCGCAAGGGTTCCGCACTCTCGCATGGGGAGCGCTGGGCACGTTTCGTCGCCCGGCACCGGCTGCCGGTGCTGCTGAGCGCGCTCGCCGGGCTGGCCGTGGTCGCGATTCCGGCGCTGAGCATGCAGCTCGGCCTGCCCGACGACCGCACGGCGCCCCCGGATTCCACTCAGCACAAGGCCTACGAGCTGGTCAGCACGAGTTTCGGTGAAGGGACGAACGGGCCGCTGCTGGTGGTCGTCGACACCGGGCCGAACCATGATCCGGCGACCCTGAAGCAGGCCACCGAGAACATCGTGAAGCTGCCGGACGTGGCCGCGGTGACGCCGCCGCGGGTCAACGCCGCCGGCGACACCGCGCTGTGGACCGTGATCCCGAAGAGCGGGCCGGGCACGACGCAGACCGAGGACGTGGTGACCGCGATCCGGGCGCTGTCCGCACAGGTGCACGACACGACCGGCGGCAGTCTCGCCGTGACCGGGCAGACCGCGGTCAACATCGACGTGTCGCAGAAGCTGTCCGACGCGATGCTGCCCTACCTCGGGCTGATCGTCGGACTGGCGTTCCTGCTGCTGATGCTCGTGTTCCGCTCGGTGGTGGTGCCGCTGAAGGCGACGCTGGGTTTCCTCGGCTCGGTGGTCGCCACGTTCGGCGCAGTGGTCGCGGTGTTCCAGTGGGGCTGGCTGGCCGGGCTGCTCGGCGTCGAGTCCACCGGCCCGATCATGAGCATGCTGCCGATCCTGCTGATCGGTGTCCTCTTCGGACTCGCGATGGACTACCAGGTGTTCCTGGTGACCCGGATGCGCGAGGAGTACGTGCACGGCGCGGATCCGCAGGAGGCGACGGTCACCGGGTTCCGGCACGGCGCACGGGTGGTGGTGGCCGCGGCGCTGATCATGATATCGGTGTTCGCCGGCTTCGTGCTGGCCGAGTCCTCGCTGATCAAGTCGATCGGGTTCGCGCTCGCGTTCGGGGTGCTGGTGGACGCGTTCGTGATCCGGATGACGGTGGTGCCCGCGATGATGTCCCTGCTCGGCCGCGTGGCCTGGTGGCTTCCGCGCGGCCTGGACCGGATCCTGCCGAACGTGGACGTGGAGGGCGAGAACCTCACCCGCGCACTGGACACCCCGGAGGACGGCGAGCGGAAACCGGTCGAGGCCTGA
- the hisB gene encoding imidazoleglycerol-phosphate dehydratase HisB: MSRAGKVERTTKESSILVQLDLDGTGQVEIATGVPFYDHMLTAFGVHGSLDLKVEATGDVHIDAHHTVEDTAIVLGQALRQALGDKSGIRRFGDAWIPMDETLAHAAIDVSGRPYCVHAGEPEQFDAFTIGGNYPFVLTRHVFDSLSFHAQLALHVRVIHGRDPHHIAEAQYKAVARALRAATEPDPRAAGIPSTKGVL; encoded by the coding sequence ATGAGCCGCGCAGGCAAGGTGGAGCGCACCACCAAGGAATCCTCGATCCTGGTCCAGCTGGACCTCGACGGCACCGGGCAGGTCGAGATCGCCACCGGCGTGCCGTTCTACGACCACATGCTCACCGCCTTCGGCGTGCACGGTTCCCTGGACCTGAAGGTCGAAGCGACCGGCGACGTGCACATCGACGCGCACCACACCGTCGAGGACACCGCGATCGTGCTCGGCCAGGCGCTGCGCCAGGCCCTCGGGGACAAGAGTGGCATCCGCCGCTTCGGCGACGCCTGGATCCCGATGGACGAGACACTGGCACACGCGGCGATCGACGTCTCCGGCCGGCCATACTGTGTGCACGCAGGGGAGCCGGAACAGTTCGACGCCTTCACCATCGGCGGCAACTACCCGTTCGTGCTGACGCGGCACGTGTTCGACTCGCTCTCGTTCCACGCACAACTCGCCTTGCACGTCCGCGTGATCCACGGCCGCGATCCGCACCACATCGCGGAGGCTCAGTACAAGGCCGTCGCCCGGGCCCTCCGCGCCGCCACCGAACCCGACCCACGCGCAGCCGGCATCCCTTCCACCAAGGGCGTGCTCTAA
- the hisD gene encoding histidinol dehydrogenase: MLNRTDLRGQVPNIAELRAVLPRAEYDVDAALHQVRPVVEAVRERGVPAVLEFTERFDKVRPAGVRVPAAELATALNGLDPQVRAALEESIDRARKVHSDQRRTDVTTQVVPGGTVTERWVPVERVGLYAPGGLAVYPSTVVMNVVPAQLAGVGSLVVCSPPQAAFSGLPHPTILAAAALLGVDEVWAAGGAQAVALAAYGGTDTDGTELVPADIFTGPGNIYLTAAKRLVRGVIGIESEAGPTEIAVLADETADPVHVAADLISQAEHDPLAASVLVTTSEQLADAVERELAVRVAATKHAERVREALGGKQSGVILVSTVDDGLRVVDAYAAEHLEIQTANAREVAARVRNAGAVFVGAYAPVSLGDYCAGSNHVLPTGGFARHSSGLSVQSFLKGIHVVDYSAEALREIAPRVVALADAEDLPAHGEAVTARFEGEQS, translated from the coding sequence CGCGGGCAGGTCCCGAACATCGCCGAACTGCGTGCCGTGCTGCCACGCGCCGAATACGACGTCGACGCCGCACTGCATCAGGTCCGGCCGGTGGTCGAGGCGGTACGCGAGCGCGGCGTGCCCGCGGTACTGGAGTTCACCGAGCGATTCGACAAGGTGCGCCCGGCCGGGGTGCGGGTGCCCGCCGCCGAGCTGGCCACCGCGCTGAACGGGCTGGACCCGCAGGTCCGCGCCGCACTCGAGGAGTCCATCGACCGGGCCCGGAAAGTGCACTCGGATCAGCGACGCACGGACGTGACCACCCAGGTGGTGCCCGGCGGCACCGTCACCGAGCGCTGGGTTCCGGTCGAGCGGGTCGGGCTGTACGCGCCGGGCGGGCTGGCCGTCTACCCCTCCACCGTGGTGATGAACGTGGTCCCGGCGCAGCTGGCCGGCGTCGGCTCGCTGGTGGTCTGCTCACCCCCGCAGGCGGCGTTCAGCGGTCTCCCGCACCCGACCATTCTTGCCGCGGCGGCGCTGCTCGGCGTCGACGAGGTGTGGGCGGCCGGCGGCGCGCAGGCGGTGGCGCTGGCCGCGTACGGCGGCACCGACACCGACGGCACCGAGCTGGTCCCGGCCGACATCTTCACCGGGCCGGGCAACATCTACCTCACCGCGGCCAAGCGGCTCGTGCGCGGGGTGATCGGCATCGAGTCCGAGGCCGGGCCGACCGAGATCGCCGTGCTCGCCGACGAGACCGCCGACCCGGTGCACGTCGCGGCCGACCTGATCAGTCAGGCCGAGCACGATCCGCTCGCGGCCAGCGTGCTGGTCACCACCTCCGAGCAGCTCGCGGACGCGGTGGAGCGGGAGCTGGCCGTCCGGGTCGCGGCCACCAAGCACGCCGAGCGGGTCCGCGAAGCCCTGGGCGGCAAGCAGTCCGGCGTGATCCTCGTGTCCACTGTGGATGATGGATTGCGCGTGGTGGACGCCTACGCCGCGGAGCACCTGGAGATCCAGACCGCGAACGCCCGTGAGGTCGCCGCCCGGGTGCGCAACGCGGGGGCGGTCTTCGTCGGTGCCTATGCCCCGGTGTCGCTCGGCGACTACTGCGCGGGCTCGAACCACGTGCTGCCCACCGGCGGGTTCGCCCGGCATTCCTCGGGCCTGTCCGTGCAGAGCTTCCTCAAGGGGATCCACGTCGTCGACTACTCCGCGGAGGCCCTGCGCGAGATCGCCCCGCGTGTGGTCGCCCTCGCGGACGCCGAAGACCTGCCGGCGCACGGCGAAGCCGTCACCGCTCGGTTCGAAGGAGAACAGTCATGA
- a CDS encoding transketolase family protein has translation MANMRETFLATAEEILDTDPDTAVVLADISAAQLAGAARRHPYRVLNVGIREQLLVSAGAGLALAGLRPIVHTFSPFLVERAFEQIKLDLNHQDLGAVLVSYGASYDMPAEGRTHQAPGDVALIDSLPNWFVHAPGHPEEARRLLLDSVPGDSRVYLRLSAQQNASAYFGVGFQTVRHGRHGVVIAVGPMLDRVLQATRHLDVTVLYTSTVRPFDAAGLRAAVSGTPDVAMVEPYLQGTSAHQVSAALADLPHRLLSLGTVRDTEVRIYGTLADHDLAHGLDTGSIALSLKEFFG, from the coding sequence ATGGCGAACATGCGGGAGACTTTCCTTGCCACCGCAGAAGAAATCCTGGACACCGACCCGGACACCGCGGTCGTTCTCGCGGACATCTCCGCGGCCCAGCTCGCCGGGGCCGCGCGCCGGCATCCGTACCGGGTGCTCAACGTCGGGATCCGCGAGCAACTCCTGGTCAGCGCGGGCGCCGGGCTGGCGCTCGCCGGGCTGCGGCCGATCGTGCACACCTTCTCGCCGTTCCTGGTGGAGCGGGCGTTCGAGCAGATCAAGCTCGACCTGAACCACCAGGACCTCGGCGCGGTGCTGGTGTCCTACGGCGCGTCCTATGACATGCCCGCCGAGGGCCGTACCCATCAGGCGCCGGGCGACGTCGCGCTGATCGATTCGCTGCCGAACTGGTTCGTGCACGCGCCCGGTCATCCCGAGGAGGCCCGCCGCCTGCTGCTCGATTCGGTGCCCGGCGACAGCCGCGTGTACCTCCGGCTTTCCGCGCAGCAGAACGCTTCCGCGTACTTCGGCGTCGGATTCCAGACGGTGCGCCACGGTCGTCACGGCGTGGTGATCGCCGTCGGCCCGATGCTCGACCGCGTGCTGCAAGCGACCAGACACCTCGACGTGACCGTGCTCTACACCTCGACCGTGCGCCCGTTCGACGCCGCCGGCCTGCGTGCCGCGGTATCCGGAACCCCGGACGTCGCGATGGTGGAGCCGTACCTGCAGGGCACTTCGGCGCACCAGGTTTCCGCCGCGCTCGCGGATCTGCCGCACCGGTTACTCAGCCTGGGCACGGTGCGCGACACCGAGGTCCGGATCTACGGCACGCTCGCCGACCACGATCTCGCACACGGCCTTGACACAGGCTCGATCGCCTTGTCCCTCAAGGAGTTCTTCGGCTGA